From the Tachyglossus aculeatus isolate mTacAcu1 chromosome 21, mTacAcu1.pri, whole genome shotgun sequence genome, one window contains:
- the EWSR1 gene encoding RNA-binding protein EWS isoform X2 — translation MASTDYSTYSQAAAQQGYSAYAAQPAQGYAQTTQAYGQQSYGAYGQPTDVSYTQAQTTATYGQTAYATSYGQPPTGYTTPTAPQAYSQPVQGYGTGAYDTTTATVTTTQASYAAQSAYGTQPAYPTYGQQPAATAPTRPQDGSKPAETSQPQSSTAGYSQPSLGYGQSNYSYPQVPSSYPMQPVTAPPSYPPTSYSSTQPTSYDQSTYSQQNTYGQQSSYGQPSSYGQQSSYGQQPPTSYPPPTGSYSQAPSQYSQQSSSYGQQSTFRQDHPSSMGVYGQESGGFSGPGESRSMSGPDNRGRGRGGFDRGGMSRGGRGGGRGGMGAGERGGFNKPGGPMEEGPDLDLGPPVDPDEDSENTAIYVQGLNENVTLEDLADFFKQCGVLKMNKRTGQPVINIYLDKETGKPKGDATVAYDDSPTAKSAVEWFDGKDFQGSKLKVSLARKKPPMNSLRGGMPPREGRGMPPPLRGGPGGPGGPGGPMGRMGGRGGERGGFPPRGPRGSRGNPSGGGNVQHRAGDWQCPNPGCGNQNFAWRTECNQCKAPKPEGFLPPPFPPPGSDRGRGGPGGMRGGRGGLMDRGGPGGMFRGGRGGDRGGFRGGRGMDRGGFGGGRRGGPGGPPGPLMEQMGGRRGRGGPGKMDKGEHRQERRDRPY, via the exons ACTATAGTACTTACAGCCAAGCAGCGGCCCAGCAGGG CTACAGTGCTTATGCGGCCCAGCCAGCTCAAGGATACGCACAGACAACACAG GCTTACGGGCAACAGAGCTACGGAGCCTACGGGCAGCCAACTGATGTCAGCTACACCCAGGCCCAGACAACTGCTACCTACGGACAAACTGCATATGCGACTTCCTACGGGCAGCCTCCAACTG GTTATACCACCCCGACAGCTCCTCAGGCCTACAGTCAGCCGGTACAGGGGTACGGCACGGGGGCCTATGATACCACCACGGCTACTGTTACCACCACTCAAGCCTCTTATGCGGCCCAGTCTGCGTATGGCACCCAGCCCGCCTACCCGACGTACGGGCAACAGCCGGCTGCTACGGCACCTACAAG ACCCCAGGATGGGAGCAAGCCCGCTGAGACTAGTCAGCCTCAATCTAGCACAGCAGGCTACAGCCAGCCCAGCCTAGGATACGGACAGAGTAACTACAGCTATCCCCAGGTACCCAGCAGCTATCCCATGCAGCCGGTCACCGCACCACCATCCTATCCTCCTACCAG CTATTCTTCTACGCAACCGACTAGTTACGATCAGAGCACTTACTCCCAGCAGAATACCTATGGGCAGCAGAGCAGCTACGGACAACCGAGTAGCTATGGTCAACAAAGCAGCTACGGGCAGCAGCCCCCTACTAGTTACCCCCCCCCAACTGGATCCTATAGCCAGGCTCCAAGCCAATATAGCCAGCAAAGCAGCAgctacgggcagcaga GTACATTCCGGCAGGACCACCCCAGTAGCATGGGTGTGTATGGGCAGGAGTCTGGAGGTTTTTCCGGTCCAGGAGAAAGCAGGAGCATGAGTGGCCCCGATAaccggggcaggggcagagggggattTGATCGCGGAGGCATGAGCAGAGGTGGGCGGGGAGGAGGCCGCGGTGGAATGGG CGCTGGAGAGCGAGGTGGCTTCAATAAGCCTGGTG GACCTATGGAAGAAGGACCAGATCTTGATCTAG GCCCGCCCGTGGATCCGGACGAAGACTCGGAGAACACTGCCATTTATGTGCAGGGGTTGAATGAGAACGTGACTCTCGAAGACCTGGCCGACTTCTTCAAGCAATGTGGTGTGCTCAAG ATGAACAAGAGGACCGGGCAACCCGTGATAAACATTTATTTAGACAAGGAGACGGGAAAACCGAAAGGAGATGCCACAGTAGCCTATGACGACTCTCCTACTGCTAAGTCCGCAGTAGAATGGTTTGACG GTAAAGACTTCCAGGGGAGCAAGCTCAAGGTTTCCCTCGCCCGAAAGAAGCCTCCAATGAACAGCCTGCGTGGCGGCATGCCCCCccgggagggcagagggatgCCCCCGCCGCTCCGTGGAG GTCCAGGGGGGCCTGGAGGCCCTGGAGGTCCCATGGGCCGAATGGGTGGTAGAGGAGGAGAACGGGGAGGCTTCCCCCCAAGAGGACCCCGTGGCTCCCGAGGAAACCCGTCTGGAGGAGGAAACGTCCAGCACCGAGCCGGAGACTGGCAGTGCCCGAACCC TGGATGTGGAAACCAAAACTTTGCCTGGAGAACAGAGTGTAATCAGTGCAAGGCTCCCAAACCGGAAGGCTTTCTCCCGCCTCCCTTTCCGCCTCCAG GCAGCGATCGCGGCAGAGGTGGCCCCGGCGGCAtgcgagggggcagaggaggcctGATGGACCGCGGCGGGCCCGGCGGCATGTTCAGAGGCGGCCGCGGGGGAGACCGAGGCGGCTTCCGCGGCGGCCGCGGGATGGATCGAGGAGGCTTTGGCGGCGGGAGGCGGGGCGGGCCCGGTGGGCCCCCAGGGCCGCTCATGGagcagatgggaggaagaagaggacgcGGAGGACCCGGGAAAATGGACAA AGGTGAACACCGCCAGGAGCGCAGAGACCGGCCCTACTAG
- the EWSR1 gene encoding RNA-binding protein EWS isoform X1 produces the protein MASTDYSTYSQAAAQQGYSAYAAQPAQGYAQTTQAYGQQSYGAYGQPTDVSYTQAQTTATYGQTAYATSYGQPPTGYTTPTAPQAYSQPVQGYGTGAYDTTTATVTTTQASYAAQSAYGTQPAYPTYGQQPAATAPTRPQDGSKPAETSQPQSSTAGYSQPSLGYGQSNYSYPQVPSSYPMQPVTAPPSYPPTSYSSTQPTSYDQSTYSQQNTYGQQSSYGQPSSYGQQSSYGQQPPTSYPPPTGSYSQAPSQYSQQSSSYGQQSTFRQDHPSSMGVYGQESGGFSGPGESRSMSGPDNRGRGRGGFDRGGMSRGGRGGGRGGMGSAGERGGFNKPGGPMEEGPDLDLGPPVDPDEDSENTAIYVQGLNENVTLEDLADFFKQCGVLKMNKRTGQPVINIYLDKETGKPKGDATVAYDDSPTAKSAVEWFDGKDFQGSKLKVSLARKKPPMNSLRGGMPPREGRGMPPPLRGGPGGPGGPGGPMGRMGGRGGERGGFPPRGPRGSRGNPSGGGNVQHRAGDWQCPNPGCGNQNFAWRTECNQCKAPKPEGFLPPPFPPPGSDRGRGGPGGMRGGRGGLMDRGGPGGMFRGGRGGDRGGFRGGRGMDRGGFGGGRRGGPGGPPGPLMEQMGGRRGRGGPGKMDKGEHRQERRDRPY, from the exons ACTATAGTACTTACAGCCAAGCAGCGGCCCAGCAGGG CTACAGTGCTTATGCGGCCCAGCCAGCTCAAGGATACGCACAGACAACACAG GCTTACGGGCAACAGAGCTACGGAGCCTACGGGCAGCCAACTGATGTCAGCTACACCCAGGCCCAGACAACTGCTACCTACGGACAAACTGCATATGCGACTTCCTACGGGCAGCCTCCAACTG GTTATACCACCCCGACAGCTCCTCAGGCCTACAGTCAGCCGGTACAGGGGTACGGCACGGGGGCCTATGATACCACCACGGCTACTGTTACCACCACTCAAGCCTCTTATGCGGCCCAGTCTGCGTATGGCACCCAGCCCGCCTACCCGACGTACGGGCAACAGCCGGCTGCTACGGCACCTACAAG ACCCCAGGATGGGAGCAAGCCCGCTGAGACTAGTCAGCCTCAATCTAGCACAGCAGGCTACAGCCAGCCCAGCCTAGGATACGGACAGAGTAACTACAGCTATCCCCAGGTACCCAGCAGCTATCCCATGCAGCCGGTCACCGCACCACCATCCTATCCTCCTACCAG CTATTCTTCTACGCAACCGACTAGTTACGATCAGAGCACTTACTCCCAGCAGAATACCTATGGGCAGCAGAGCAGCTACGGACAACCGAGTAGCTATGGTCAACAAAGCAGCTACGGGCAGCAGCCCCCTACTAGTTACCCCCCCCCAACTGGATCCTATAGCCAGGCTCCAAGCCAATATAGCCAGCAAAGCAGCAgctacgggcagcaga GTACATTCCGGCAGGACCACCCCAGTAGCATGGGTGTGTATGGGCAGGAGTCTGGAGGTTTTTCCGGTCCAGGAGAAAGCAGGAGCATGAGTGGCCCCGATAaccggggcaggggcagagggggattTGATCGCGGAGGCATGAGCAGAGGTGGGCGGGGAGGAGGCCGCGGTGGAATGGG CAGCGCTGGAGAGCGAGGTGGCTTCAATAAGCCTGGTG GACCTATGGAAGAAGGACCAGATCTTGATCTAG GCCCGCCCGTGGATCCGGACGAAGACTCGGAGAACACTGCCATTTATGTGCAGGGGTTGAATGAGAACGTGACTCTCGAAGACCTGGCCGACTTCTTCAAGCAATGTGGTGTGCTCAAG ATGAACAAGAGGACCGGGCAACCCGTGATAAACATTTATTTAGACAAGGAGACGGGAAAACCGAAAGGAGATGCCACAGTAGCCTATGACGACTCTCCTACTGCTAAGTCCGCAGTAGAATGGTTTGACG GTAAAGACTTCCAGGGGAGCAAGCTCAAGGTTTCCCTCGCCCGAAAGAAGCCTCCAATGAACAGCCTGCGTGGCGGCATGCCCCCccgggagggcagagggatgCCCCCGCCGCTCCGTGGAG GTCCAGGGGGGCCTGGAGGCCCTGGAGGTCCCATGGGCCGAATGGGTGGTAGAGGAGGAGAACGGGGAGGCTTCCCCCCAAGAGGACCCCGTGGCTCCCGAGGAAACCCGTCTGGAGGAGGAAACGTCCAGCACCGAGCCGGAGACTGGCAGTGCCCGAACCC TGGATGTGGAAACCAAAACTTTGCCTGGAGAACAGAGTGTAATCAGTGCAAGGCTCCCAAACCGGAAGGCTTTCTCCCGCCTCCCTTTCCGCCTCCAG GCAGCGATCGCGGCAGAGGTGGCCCCGGCGGCAtgcgagggggcagaggaggcctGATGGACCGCGGCGGGCCCGGCGGCATGTTCAGAGGCGGCCGCGGGGGAGACCGAGGCGGCTTCCGCGGCGGCCGCGGGATGGATCGAGGAGGCTTTGGCGGCGGGAGGCGGGGCGGGCCCGGTGGGCCCCCAGGGCCGCTCATGGagcagatgggaggaagaagaggacgcGGAGGACCCGGGAAAATGGACAA AGGTGAACACCGCCAGGAGCGCAGAGACCGGCCCTACTAG